Proteins co-encoded in one Candidatus Woesearchaeota archaeon genomic window:
- a CDS encoding mechanosensitive ion channel family protein, protein MAIPTILQLTFFNNTLLQYIIFFSIITGAILIGKIAYYLIKNFVKVLTKKTQTVADDMLIEVCEHPVVFLIFIIGFYIAYKSLTLTEAIEHTFFNIVLVMFIFNLTWFFTRLIDGVIKYYLIPFSQKTQTDLDDALIPILRRMSKIILIFIAAIIVLDKFGYNVASLVAGLGIGGLAVALAAQETLSNVFGGVTILTDKPFALGDRIKVSGNDGFVKEIGMRSTKITTLDGSELVVPNATIAKEIIENVTREKSRRVKLTVGLVYETDLKKLKKAMEIVKKIVVDQEGVEDKCDVFFDEFADFSLNFVIVYWVTDIPRIFEIKSAINLKIKETFEKEGLEFAYPTRVIYNKKG, encoded by the coding sequence ATGGCAATTCCAACAATCTTACAACTGACTTTTTTCAACAACACATTACTTCAATACATTATTTTCTTTAGTATTATCACAGGTGCAATTCTCATTGGAAAAATTGCGTACTATCTGATAAAAAATTTCGTTAAAGTATTAACAAAGAAAACACAGACAGTTGCGGATGACATGTTGATTGAAGTCTGCGAACATCCAGTAGTCTTCCTCATTTTTATAATTGGATTTTATATCGCGTATAAATCACTCACGCTGACAGAAGCAATAGAGCATACATTCTTTAACATTGTGCTCGTGATGTTCATCTTTAATCTCACGTGGTTCTTCACCAGATTAATCGATGGTGTAATCAAATATTATCTTATTCCATTCAGTCAGAAAACACAAACTGATTTAGATGATGCGTTAATTCCTATCTTGCGAAGAATGAGTAAAATAATTCTCATCTTCATTGCGGCAATAATTGTGCTCGACAAGTTCGGCTACAATGTCGCGTCACTGGTCGCAGGTCTTGGTATTGGTGGTCTTGCGGTCGCGCTCGCGGCGCAGGAAACACTAAGCAACGTCTTTGGTGGCGTTACTATTCTCACTGACAAACCTTTTGCGCTTGGCGATAGAATTAAAGTCTCTGGAAACGATGGGTTTGTCAAGGAAATTGGCATGCGTTCTACAAAAATCACCACGTTAGATGGTTCAGAGTTAGTGGTGCCAAACGCGACAATCGCGAAAGAGATTATTGAGAACGTGACAAGAGAAAAATCAAGAAGAGTCAAGTTGACCGTGGGATTAGTGTATGAGACAGATCTCAAAAAGTTAAAAAAAGCAATGGAGATTGTTAAGAAGATAGTCGTGGATCAGGAAGGCGTTGAGGATAAATGTGATGTTTTTTTTGATGAGTTTGCTGATTTCTCCTTAAACTTTGTCATCGTCTATTGGGTAACAGACATTCCGAGAATCTTTGAAATAAAGAGCGCGATCAACCTGAAGATCAAAGAAACCTTTGAGAAAGAAGGCTTGGAATTCGCGTATCCGACACGAGTTATTTACAACAAGAAAGGATAA
- a CDS encoding NTP transferase domain-containing protein translates to MKEKVNAVILAGTKNCEPFIIGKQQEYKQYLELEKKPIVSYVIDAALRAKRVDKIFIIADSKRMNKLLGKYNGKERSRIHLIENQESLMQSLLYCFQEWTPKGILLPSDAPFLQAKDIDKFIKAVDPKVDYVMGFTDGRKIDTLFSELSLYVKKDKIKYGLFPIYHAHVRISNLHYIDFTRITTNELAFSQTVFDHRKLLKEDGRKDRKNWRKIAWACFRYLHKRKYHPAIIMGSFFALVYGILFYCSHKTKGTRLEKFYTFFLRPSFIAIIITMLTGWRIKCQIIVNEDLSPMLDVDVPETYLLFAKNKHFEEVRSILKQV, encoded by the coding sequence ATGAAAGAAAAAGTAAACGCGGTTATTCTTGCGGGAACAAAGAATTGTGAACCCTTTATAATTGGGAAACAGCAAGAATACAAACAATATCTTGAGTTAGAAAAAAAACCAATTGTTTCGTATGTCATTGACGCGGCATTGCGTGCAAAGCGCGTGGATAAGATTTTTATTATTGCGGATTCCAAGCGAATGAACAAGCTTCTTGGAAAATATAATGGCAAAGAGCGATCCAGAATTCACCTTATTGAAAATCAGGAATCTTTAATGCAAAGTTTGCTGTATTGTTTTCAAGAGTGGACGCCAAAAGGAATCTTGCTTCCCTCAGACGCGCCGTTTCTTCAGGCAAAAGATATTGACAAATTCATAAAAGCGGTTGATCCAAAAGTGGATTATGTCATGGGGTTTACTGATGGGAGAAAAATAGATACTCTTTTCAGCGAGCTTTCTTTGTACGTAAAGAAAGACAAGATAAAGTACGGTCTGTTTCCGATATACCATGCGCATGTCCGAATTAGCAATCTTCATTATATTGATTTTACACGAATAACAACCAATGAGCTTGCGTTCAGCCAGACGGTTTTTGATCATAGAAAACTGTTGAAAGAAGATGGAAGGAAAGACAGGAAGAATTGGAGAAAGATTGCGTGGGCATGTTTTCGGTATCTTCATAAAAGAAAATATCATCCCGCGATAATCATGGGAAGTTTTTTTGCGCTAGTTTATGGGATTTTGTTTTATTGTAGCCACAAAACAAAAGGAACAAGATTGGAAAAATTCTACACCTTTTTCTTGCGTCCTTCTTTTATCGCAATAATTATAACAATGCTGACGGGGTGGAGAATAAAGTGCCAGATCATTGTGAATGAAGATTTATCGCCTATGCTTGACGTTGATGTTCCGGAAACCTATCTTCTTTTCGCGAAAAACAAACATTTTGAAGAAGTAAGAAGTATTCTAAAGCAAGTATAG
- a CDS encoding Lrp/AsnC family transcriptional regulator, with translation MVILDKKDKKLLFELSQNSRQTNKEIAKKIGLSEPSTAYRINRLMGNKIIEHFYVITNNAKLGYFHYKIFLRAAQMNEETEKMFIKGVKENKNVIWFVSTRGNYDYVISILAKDIHEFSTVYKQVTEKFGSNILQRNVCVVEKAGIYSRGYLLNQVSKEHKYGMKEEAIILDDDDKRLLQVISTNARMPSVEIARELRISADKVIYRMKKLIGQQFLLGFGTKLTLKNLNIKQYLVSFKFQNFSEQKYNILKEIAKKNQSLQYFISIIGDHDLELELEVQDTEQVDNVFREIKRFFTNELRGYEILEITEEYKLNYFPF, from the coding sequence ATGGTCATTTTAGATAAAAAAGACAAAAAACTACTCTTTGAATTAAGTCAGAATAGCAGGCAGACGAATAAAGAAATTGCAAAAAAGATTGGATTATCAGAACCAAGTACTGCGTACAGAATCAACAGATTAATGGGAAATAAAATAATAGAACATTTTTATGTTATCACAAACAATGCAAAATTAGGATATTTTCATTACAAAATTTTCCTTCGCGCAGCGCAGATGAACGAAGAAACAGAAAAAATGTTTATCAAAGGAGTGAAAGAAAATAAGAATGTCATCTGGTTTGTTTCTACAAGAGGGAATTATGATTATGTTATTTCGATTTTAGCGAAGGATATTCATGAATTTAGTACCGTGTACAAACAAGTAACGGAAAAATTTGGAAGTAATATTCTGCAGAGAAATGTGTGTGTTGTAGAAAAAGCAGGAATTTATTCCAGGGGGTATTTATTAAATCAGGTTTCCAAAGAACACAAATATGGTATGAAAGAAGAAGCAATTATTTTGGATGACGATGATAAGAGATTACTTCAGGTAATTTCCACAAATGCAAGAATGCCTTCTGTTGAAATAGCTCGTGAGCTGCGGATAAGCGCAGATAAAGTCATATATCGGATGAAGAAACTCATTGGTCAACAATTTCTTCTGGGTTTTGGAACAAAACTTACTTTAAAAAATTTAAATATAAAACAATATCTTGTTTCTTTCAAATTTCAAAATTTCAGCGAACAAAAATATAATATACTTAAAGAAATTGCCAAAAAAAATCAATCTCTTCAATATTTTATTTCCATTATAGGAGACCATGATCTGGAGTTAGAGTTAGAAGTGCAGGATACAGAGCAGGTAGACAATGTATTCAGAGAAATTAAGAGATTTTTTACGAACGAATTGAGAGGATATGAAATCTTAGAAATTACAGAAGAGTATAAATTGAACTATTTTCCGTTTTAA
- a CDS encoding cobalamin B12-binding domain-containing protein → MKKKVTLAFPPPSERYDRPWSIENINHPLSSGLAILAQNIRNHCEGIDVECIGAQKVHGETAEDFEFRYKTKEDMQASCGGSDIVGLSTILINLENSLRIAEQLKRENPHQIIVLGGPSASYSSTARLLLQQNSPIDYVVAGDGEHALVDIVRGENPADIPNLFYRDRDGKVVKSKKSSVSDLVDRPIWDFTSAPDYTQVMKAFDSRTRLYRELREKEGNFLGMVAVQFSTGCEKAEQSGPCSYCVSARNPNVVTRNAHTFWKQVLQLYDKHGITEYFIADNVLATPQKLELLLRAKEDFSIPSEIEFRVYGYVPFFYQSESKSMMTQLKDLGVKNLFVGVENFDGRVNALSNKPSFAYQQVYDIVKGATEIGIDMFLPVMAGLPGDSEESHRYNLECMERLLREFGSRTYGHGKLVRVDFSLAMPLRDTFWYQRLVRIPEVRRFYLQETGKDLPEHIDIDSDVLRDASLRYYHPKGLTNKDLKLHQQRFVEMCCHYLRPEQIGGFEPSI, encoded by the coding sequence ATGAAAAAAAAGGTGACACTCGCTTTTCCACCACCATCTGAACGATATGATCGTCCATGGTCTATTGAAAACATAAATCATCCCTTATCGTCTGGCTTAGCAATTCTTGCACAGAATATTAGAAATCATTGTGAAGGGATTGATGTAGAGTGTATTGGAGCTCAAAAAGTGCATGGAGAAACTGCAGAGGATTTTGAATTTCGATATAAAACAAAAGAGGATATGCAAGCTTCGTGTGGTGGTTCAGATATTGTTGGTCTCAGCACTATTCTCATTAATTTGGAAAACAGCCTAAGAATTGCAGAACAACTTAAAAGAGAGAATCCTCATCAAATAATAGTTCTTGGTGGACCTAGCGCCTCTTATAGTTCTACCGCAAGATTACTTTTACAACAAAACTCCCCTATTGATTACGTGGTTGCAGGCGATGGAGAACACGCGCTTGTTGACATTGTCCGTGGAGAGAATCCAGCTGATATTCCAAACCTTTTTTACAGAGACCGTGATGGTAAAGTTGTCAAATCAAAAAAAAGCAGTGTCTCGGATCTTGTTGATAGACCAATCTGGGATTTTACTTCCGCACCAGATTATACACAAGTGATGAAAGCATTTGATTCAAGGACCCGATTATATCGCGAGTTACGAGAAAAAGAGGGTAATTTCCTTGGTATGGTTGCTGTGCAGTTTTCAACAGGGTGTGAAAAAGCGGAACAAAGTGGACCGTGTTCCTATTGCGTCAGTGCTCGCAATCCGAACGTTGTGACGAGAAATGCTCATACGTTTTGGAAACAAGTTCTTCAGCTTTATGACAAACATGGAATTACTGAATATTTTATTGCTGACAATGTTCTTGCTACACCACAAAAACTTGAGTTGTTACTTCGCGCGAAAGAAGATTTTTCCATTCCTTCAGAAATAGAATTTCGAGTCTACGGGTATGTCCCCTTCTTTTATCAATCAGAAAGCAAAAGCATGATGACTCAATTAAAGGATCTTGGAGTCAAGAATCTTTTTGTCGGTGTTGAAAATTTTGATGGGAGGGTCAATGCGCTTTCTAATAAACCTAGTTTTGCATATCAACAAGTATATGATATTGTCAAAGGAGCAACAGAGATAGGAATAGATATGTTTTTACCAGTTATGGCAGGGTTACCAGGAGATTCTGAAGAATCGCATAGATATAATTTAGAATGTATGGAGCGCCTTCTTCGAGAATTTGGAAGCAGAACATATGGGCATGGAAAGTTGGTACGAGTTGATTTTTCTCTGGCAATGCCATTACGTGATACTTTTTGGTATCAGAGGTTAGTGAGAATTCCGGAAGTCCGTAGATTTTATCTTCAAGAAACAGGGAAAGATTTACCTGAACATATTGATATAGATAGTGATGTTTTACGAGATGCGAGTTTAAGATACTATCATCCAAAGGGATTGACGAATAAAGATTTGAAATTGCATCAACAGAGATTTGTTGAAATGTGTTGTCACTACTTAAGACCTGAGCAGATAGGAGGATTTGAACCAAGCATATAA